Part of the Gordonia crocea genome is shown below.
GTCTGCGCCGGGCCGCCTGTGCCCGGGAGATTCAGACCCGCCGGCGTACCGACGCCAAGCTCGCCGAGCTGGGCGCCGACCGGGACGCTGCTCGTGACCAGGTGCGCGAGGCCGTCGCGGCGGTGGAGCGCGTCGGGGCGCAGGAGCAGGCAGTCGAGGAAGACCGGACCGCCGCCGAGGCCGCGTGGACGGCCGCCCGCGAGCGGGTCAAGGAGGGCGAGGGGGCTGCGCGCGCCCTCGACCGCCACCGCGAACTGGATTCAGCGACCCGTCGGCTGGCGTTGGTCCGCGAGGCGTGCGACCGCCTGGCCGCGCAGGAGCGCGAGCTGGCCGCCAACACGGTCGACGGGGGCGTCCTGGCCCGTGCCCGGAAGCTGCGCGAGGAGCTGGTCGGCATCGAGGCGCGGCTGGGTGCGGCCGGGACCGCGCTGCGGGTGGTCGGACTCGGTGATCAAGCCGTGCTCGTCGACGGCGAGGCGATCACCGGTGGCCGTGAGACCGTGGTGGTCGACGACCTGGTCGTCGAGGTGCCCGGGGTGGTGCGGGTCGAACTGCGGGCCGGTTCGGACACCGCGGCACTCGGGGCGCGCCGCGGCGAGCTCGTCGGGCTGGCCGCCGAGTTGTGCACCGCCCACGGAGTCGCCGACCTCGGTGCGCTGATCGCGCTGGGGGAGGAGCGACAGGCGATCGAGCCGCGCGTCGCGGCGGCGCGCGCCGACGCCGATCGGGTCTGCGCCGGCGAAACGGTCGAGTCGTTGGGCGAACTGGTGTCGCAGCTGGCCGAGCAGATCGGCGATACGGAGCAACCCGCGACGCCGGACCTGGCGGCCCTGCGCGCGGCCGAACGCGAGTGTGCCGCCGCCCATCTCGACGCCGAGCGCGAGTCGTTGGCCCAGTCCGGGCGTCGGGCCGACGCGACGGCGACCCTGCAACGGGCACACGAGGCGATTGCGCGCATCGAGCGCGACCTCGCCGAGTTGACCGCGGCGCGCGACGAGGCGCGGCGGGACAAGTCGGATGCGGAGTTGGCGGCCGAGCACGACCGGGCGGAGCGCGATGTCGCCGAGATCGAGGAGGTGGCGCGCGGACTCCGCGACAAGCTGGATGCCGCCGACATGGCCGAACTCGAGCGCCGGGTGGAGCAGTTGGACACCGCAATCGCCGACCTCGCCCAGGAGCGCGAGCGCGGCGAGCGGGAGATCGCCCAGGCGCTGGCCCGCATCGAACTGTGCCGCGAAGACGCCCGCCGGGACCGTCGCGACGAGGCGGCCGGGGCGCACCGCGGTGCCGCGGCCGACCTCGAGCGGGTGACCGCCCGGGCCCGGGCGGCGCAGGTGCTGCACGAGGTGCTGCACCGGCACCGGTCGGCGGCTCACGCGCGCTACAGCGAACCCTTCCGGCGCCGCATCGAAGATCTCGCCGAGCCCCTGTTCGGCCCCTCGGTCCGCTTCGAGGTCGACGAGCAACTCGGCATCACCGCCCGCACCCTCGACGGCGCGACCGTGCCGTTCGACGAGTTGTCCATGGGGGCGCGCGAGCAGATCGGCATCATCTCCCGGTTGGCGTGCGCGATGCTGGTCGACGAGGCGCAGGGCGTGCCGGTGATCATCGACGACGCGCTGGGTCATTCCGACTCCGACCGCGTCGCCCAGATGGCCCGGGTGCTGACCCGGGCGGGGGAGCACGCGCAGGTGATCGTGTTGACGTGCGCCCCGGAGCGCTACCGGGGCGTGGCGACCGCCAGCACCGTCGAGGTTTGAGACCGCCCCGTCAGGGCTGGCCGCCCAGATTCCGGATGATGCCGTGCAACCGGCGGATCTCCTCCTCGACGGCGTCGAGGAAGGCATCGACCTCGTCCTCGTGATAGCCGCGCCGACCGATCGGCGGTTTGCTGAACGCGACGTTGTGGACGTCTTCGGGGGTGATCGGCATGGGGATTCTCCTGGTGGGAACGCGGGCGAATCGCCCACGGCCACACTACTTTGGAGCCGCGCGGGGCAGTGGGATAGGCTGTGCTGGTTCCTGAGCCCCCGTAGCTCAGGGGATAGAGCGTCTGCCTCCGGAGCAGAAGGCCGCAGGTTCGATTCCTGCCGGGGGCACCGTTACATCCTTACCGGTCTTCGGCCGGTATTCACTCCGCGTCTCCGTGATGACATGATGCGGACGTGAGCCCGACCGCCGGACCCGAAGTCCGAGAACGCATCCCGGGTCCCGTATGGGTCTTGGTGGCGGCGGCCTTCGTCATCGCGCTGGGCTACGGGCTGGTTGCGCCGGTGCTCCCAGCTTTCGCCCGCAGCTTCGACGTCTCCATCACCGCGGCCACGATGGTGGTCAGCGCCTTCGCGCTCATGCGCCTGGTGTTCGCCCCGGCGACCGCGCCGCTGTTGCGCAGCCTCGGCGAGCAGCCGGTCTATCTGGCGGGCCTGCTCATCGTGGCGATGTCGACGCTGGCCTGCGCCTTCGCCCAGGGCTACTGGCAGCTGTTGGTCCTGCGGGCGGTCGGCGGCATCGGGTCGGTGATGTTCACCGTGTCGGCGATGAGCCTGCTCATCCGGATCAGCCCGCCGGCGATCCGGGGCCGGGTGTCCGGCGTCTACTCGTCGAGCTTCGTGCTCGGCAACATCGTGGGCCCGCTGATCGGCAGCGGGCTGGCCGGGCTCGGGTTGCGCACGCCCTTCGTGGTCTACGCGGTGGCGCTGGTGGTGGCGACGGTCGTGGTGTGGGCGGCGCTGCGCGGATCACCGCTGGCCGACCCGGATGCGACGACGGGGAACGGGCCGGGGCTGCGGGCGGCACTGCCCGTCGGCGCGTACCGCGCGGTCCTGGTCACGGCGGTGGTCTTCGGGTGGGTCTTCGCGATGCGGGTGTCCCTGCTGCCGCTGTACTTCACCGACGTGCTGCACCAGTCCACCTCGATGGCCGGCCTGGCCCTCGCGGCCTACGCTCTCGGCGACGTGCTGGTGATGATCCCGGCCGGACGCGCGTCGGACCGTTTCGGGCGCCGACCGTTCCTCATCGGCGGGATGGCAATCCTGGCGGTGGCCACCGCGGCGCTCACCCTCACCGACTCGACCCCCGTCGCGTTGGCGGTCACCGCGGTGGCGGGCGTGGGAACCGGCCTGGTCGCCCCGGTCCTGCAGGCCACGGTCGCCGACGTCTTGTACGGCGGCCGCGGCGGAACCGCGTTGTCGACCTATCAGATGTCGCAGGACTGCGGCGTGATCGCCGGTCCGGTAATCGCCGGGGCCGTCGCCGACCGCTTCGGATTCGGTCCGGCGTTCATCCTCACTGCGGTGCTGGCCGCGATCATCGCCGCCGTGTGGGTGGGTACCGCGGAAACCCGGGGTAGCCGGGGCTTGGTCGCCGACGGCTGAGAATGAATCGTCAGGGCAGGGGTGCGGCGTTGCGCTGCGCCAGCAGCTGCTTCATGGTCGCCTCCTCGGAGACCTGGGCGGCGTTCATCTTGTCGGCCAGGGCGCGGACATACTCCGGGGCGCCGTTCTTCGGATCGACGACCATCTCCATCATGTGGTGGCCGCCCTGGTGGTGGCGGAGCATGAGCTGCAGGAAATAGGTGTCGACGGCGGCGCCGGACAGTGATCGCAACCGGGCCATCTCGGCCTTGGTCGCCATGCCGTCCATCGGCGGGTCGTCCGACACCGGTGCGGGCATCGTCGCCCCGTGGTGATCGCCCCCGTGGTCGCTGCCGTGGTCATGGCCGCCGTTGCCCGGCGCGGGGCAGTGCTCGTCGACGTGGCCGTCGGCGCAGTGGTCGGACCCGCTGCCGTGGTGCATCCACGACATCGGGGCTCCCGGGTTGCTCAGCGGTGCGCCCCAACTCTGCAGCCAGCCGGTCATCTGGCCGATCTCCGCACTCTGATCCGACAGCATCGTCACCGCGAGGTCGCGGACCCGGGCATCCGAGCCGCGCTCGATCACCACGCGGGTCATCTCGACGGCCTGCTGGTGGTGCACGATCATGTCCTGGGCGAAGCCGACCGCGATGGCATTCGCGCCGGTGTGACCGTGGTGGCCGTCGTCGGAGTCCTTGGCGGTGCCGATCGCCAGCCCCGCCCCGACACCGATCAGCAGGGCCGCGACGCCGACGAGGGCGGTGGTCAGCCACCGGGGCCGACCGGCGTGGTCATGGTTCTGCGCGACCGGGCTCGACGACGGGGTGACGGCGGGGGAGGACTCATCGTTCGGCATGGTCACCACGCTAGTCCACGGATCGGCGGGGGTGGCGCGACCTCGTCGCCGATACCGAATACCGCCGACGACCGGCTACTCCATAGAATGGTTTCCTGTGACTCCCGCCGACCTCGCCGCGCTGCTGCGCGCCATCACCCAGACCGTTCTGGCCGACCGCGGTCTCGACACCGCCGCACTGCCCGAGGCGGTCACGGTGGAGCGCCCGCGCAACCCGGAGCACGGTGATTACGCGACGAATATCGCCCTGCAGATCGGCAAGAAGGTCGGTGTCGCGCCGCGCGACCTGGCGCAGTGGTTGGCCGAGGCCTTCGCCGCCGACGCCGGGATCGACTCGGCCGAGATTGCCGGGCCGGGATTTGTGAACCTGCGCCTGGCCGCGGCCGCGCAGAACAGCGTCATCGAGACGATTCTCGAGCAGGGCGCAGACTTCGGCCGCGGCGCGGACTTCGCCGACTCGACGGTCAACCTCGAATTCGTCTCGGCCAACCCGACCGGACCGATCCACCTCGGCGGCACCCGGTGGGCCGCCGTCGGCGACGCGCTGGGCCGGGTCCTCTCCGCGCGCGGCGCCGCGGTCACCCGCGAGTACTACTTCAACGACCACGGCGGGCAGATCGACCGCTTCGCCCGGTCGCTCGACGCCGCGGCGCGAGGCCTGCCGACCCCGGAGGACGGTTATGCCGGGGAGTACATCGCCGACATCGCCGCGCAGGTCGTGGCCGCCGTTCCCGGCGTCGTGGACCTCCCCGACGAGGAGCGGGTCGAGACGTTCCGGGCCCGAGGCGTCGAGTTGATGTTCGACCACATCAAGACCACGCTGCACGACTTCGGCACCGACTTCGACGTGTACACGCACGAGAACTCGATGTTCGAACGCGGCCTGGTCGAGGAGTGCATCGCCGAACTCAAGGCCAACGGCAGCCTCTACGAGGCCGACGGGGCCTGGTGGTTGCGGTCCACCGACCACGGCGACGACAAGGACCGCGTCGTCCTCAAGAGCGACGGCAACGCGGCCTACATCGCCGGCGACATCGCCTACCTCAAAGACAAGTTCGACCGCGGGTTCAACCACCTGATCTACATGCTCGGGGCCGACCACCACGGCTACGTGGTGCGCCTCAAGGCCGCCGCCGCCGCGCTCGGCTACGACGCGGCGAAGGTCGAGGTGCTGATCGGCCAGATGGTGAACCTGGTCCAGGACGGTGCCCCGGTCCGGATGAGCAAGCGGGCCGGGACCGTGGTCACCCTCGACGACCTGGTCGAGATGGTCGGCGTCGACGCCGCGCGGTATTCGCTGATCCGCTCGTCGGTGGACGTCAACATTGACATCGACCTGGACCTGCTGCGCAAGCAGTCCAACGAGAACCCGGTCTACTACGTGCAATACGCCCACGCGCGGTTGGCCGCGCTGGCCCGCAACGCCGCCGACCTGGGTCTGTCGGCCGACCCGTCGGCGGTCGCCCTGCTCACCGAGCCGGCCGAGGGCGAGCTGATCCGCACGCTGGGCGACTTCCCCGACGTCGTCGCGACCGCGGCGGAGCTGCGCGAACCGCACCGCGTCTGCCGGTACCTGGAGTCGCTGGCCGGCGCCTACCACCGCTTCTACACGCAGTGCCGGGTGCTGCCCCTCGGGGACGAGGCGGCCACCGACGTCAACCGTGCGCGGCTGGCGCTGTGCGCCGCGGCGCGCCGAACGCTCGCCAACGGCCTCGACCTCGTCGGCGTCTCGGCGCCGGAACGGATGTAGGCGATGACTGACCGTGCCTCGGCGGCCGAGGTGGCCGCCATCCCCGCCAACGTCTACCCGGCCGGGACC
Proteins encoded:
- a CDS encoding AAA family ATPase, whose amino-acid sequence is MKLHRLRLRNFRGIADRECVFADRGVTVVSGRNEAGKSSMVEALDLLLDVPSASKSRRVAAVQPAGCDVGTEVEAEISCGPWHFTYTKVFNRGQSTTLRIHEPKPEQLTGKPAHERATQILAEAVDLALLRASRVVQGSAATTVAVSASASITRALDRAVADADAEADDDPDDGLLGAVAREYGRYYTVGRGQPTGELLAARQREEAARAELAKLEAALAAVDEDEQTVARLTRRRQQLGSAAEQWQVELEEFEAARKAADEVRDRLATQTAKAEAAGLRRAACAREIQTRRRTDAKLAELGADRDAARDQVREAVAAVERVGAQEQAVEEDRTAAEAAWTAARERVKEGEGAARALDRHRELDSATRRLALVREACDRLAAQERELAANTVDGGVLARARKLREELVGIEARLGAAGTALRVVGLGDQAVLVDGEAITGGRETVVVDDLVVEVPGVVRVELRAGSDTAALGARRGELVGLAAELCTAHGVADLGALIALGEERQAIEPRVAAARADADRVCAGETVESLGELVSQLAEQIGDTEQPATPDLAALRAAERECAAAHLDAERESLAQSGRRADATATLQRAHEAIARIERDLAELTAARDEARRDKSDAELAAEHDRAERDVAEIEEVARGLRDKLDAADMAELERRVEQLDTAIADLAQERERGEREIAQALARIELCREDARRDRRDEAAGAHRGAAADLERVTARARAAQVLHEVLHRHRSAAHARYSEPFRRRIEDLAEPLFGPSVRFEVDEQLGITARTLDGATVPFDELSMGAREQIGIISRLACAMLVDEAQGVPVIIDDALGHSDSDRVAQMARVLTRAGEHAQVIVLTCAPERYRGVATASTVEV
- a CDS encoding MFS transporter — its product is MSPTAGPEVRERIPGPVWVLVAAAFVIALGYGLVAPVLPAFARSFDVSITAATMVVSAFALMRLVFAPATAPLLRSLGEQPVYLAGLLIVAMSTLACAFAQGYWQLLVLRAVGGIGSVMFTVSAMSLLIRISPPAIRGRVSGVYSSSFVLGNIVGPLIGSGLAGLGLRTPFVVYAVALVVATVVVWAALRGSPLADPDATTGNGPGLRAALPVGAYRAVLVTAVVFGWVFAMRVSLLPLYFTDVLHQSTSMAGLALAAYALGDVLVMIPAGRASDRFGRRPFLIGGMAILAVATAALTLTDSTPVALAVTAVAGVGTGLVAPVLQATVADVLYGGRGGTALSTYQMSQDCGVIAGPVIAGAVADRFGFGPAFILTAVLAAIIAAVWVGTAETRGSRGLVADG
- a CDS encoding DUF305 domain-containing protein, whose protein sequence is MPNDESSPAVTPSSSPVAQNHDHAGRPRWLTTALVGVAALLIGVGAGLAIGTAKDSDDGHHGHTGANAIAVGFAQDMIVHHQQAVEMTRVVIERGSDARVRDLAVTMLSDQSAEIGQMTGWLQSWGAPLSNPGAPMSWMHHGSGSDHCADGHVDEHCPAPGNGGHDHGSDHGGDHHGATMPAPVSDDPPMDGMATKAEMARLRSLSGAAVDTYFLQLMLRHHQGGHHMMEMVVDPKNGAPEYVRALADKMNAAQVSEEATMKQLLAQRNAAPLP
- the argS gene encoding arginine--tRNA ligase translates to MTPADLAALLRAITQTVLADRGLDTAALPEAVTVERPRNPEHGDYATNIALQIGKKVGVAPRDLAQWLAEAFAADAGIDSAEIAGPGFVNLRLAAAAQNSVIETILEQGADFGRGADFADSTVNLEFVSANPTGPIHLGGTRWAAVGDALGRVLSARGAAVTREYYFNDHGGQIDRFARSLDAAARGLPTPEDGYAGEYIADIAAQVVAAVPGVVDLPDEERVETFRARGVELMFDHIKTTLHDFGTDFDVYTHENSMFERGLVEECIAELKANGSLYEADGAWWLRSTDHGDDKDRVVLKSDGNAAYIAGDIAYLKDKFDRGFNHLIYMLGADHHGYVVRLKAAAAALGYDAAKVEVLIGQMVNLVQDGAPVRMSKRAGTVVTLDDLVEMVGVDAARYSLIRSSVDVNIDIDLDLLRKQSNENPVYYVQYAHARLAALARNAADLGLSADPSAVALLTEPAEGELIRTLGDFPDVVATAAELREPHRVCRYLESLAGAYHRFYTQCRVLPLGDEAATDVNRARLALCAAARRTLANGLDLVGVSAPERM